DNA sequence from the Penicillium psychrofluorescens genome assembly, chromosome: 3 genome:
TGACATCCCGATCAAAGTACATCTCCGCATTGGCATGGTCGATGGACACCATCTGCGGGAAATCAATAAGCACAGGCACAAGCCGAATATTCTCATCATTCTCGTCATCCACGTTCGCAGGTGCTTTGCCCTTCGCATCCGgatcctcctcttccttaATCAAGATATTGAACTCGTTAAAATCACCATGAATCAGGCCGAACCGGGCCAACTCCAGGATAATGTCCATCAACTCCGAGTACAGCTCCGCGGGGCGAGGGACCTTGGATATTTGACGGAGCGGGAAAGCATCAATCAGACTCATGACGATGGTATGCCGGTTTTGGGCAATGGGCTCGGGCACGGAGAATCCGTTCTCGCGCAGCGCTTTCATAAACGCAAACTCTTTCATCGCCGCCAGGCGAGACATGTACATCCACGAGCCCGTGTTGCGGTGGCGCAGGTAATCGCGGTTCGTCTTGACGGTTCGGAACGAGATGCGACCGAGACGGTGGATTTTGAGAATGCGTTGGGAGCCGCTGCTGTGTGCTACGACCACGATGTCGGATTCCTTGCCCACGCCGATCTGGTTGCCGACTGAGTAGATGCacttttgtttctggtgcGCATTCAGCGCGAGGTAGTCGAGTCCGCCGTAGGCGAGCCGGTAGCCATCATCTGTGCGAGAGCGATGGAGAGTCAGCAGCTGAGTAGATCGTTTTTCCCAGTAAAACGTACATTTCGCATTCTTCACCTTGGCGATCAGGTTCGTCTTCGCCAGAACTGAAATCGACCGATGCACGCCGCTACCGCCTCGCAGGCCGGAGAGCTGCACGATCAGCGGCGTTGGAACTACTTCGTGGTTGCGACTGCCAGCTTCCACCTAGTCTTATGCGTGAGTCGTGATGTCTTCAACCGAAGGAGGGGCAGATACATACCCCCGCAAGCACCCGGAAATCCTCCGAGGTGAGGTAACGAATTGCTTTTGCGTCGAGCTTCATTGCTGTGGGAAATACGGCGGGAAAAGTGGGAGAGTGATCTTTTTCAAACCTTGGAGGTTATCGATGGAAGCGCTGGCGGAGAGAAAATCGCGATAACGGCCGAGCCCTAAGCCCTATTGCCTATTTGGGATGTGATCGGAGTTTGCAAGGACTACGAGGATTACACTACGGTTGAAGAAGCAATGGAGAGAAAATAAAATTGACATGCTATTTCTGAGTCGTTCTGAATACATTAGATCCAGCGATACCCCGACCACTATAAGATCGCATGTGAACCGGGATAGCATCTATCGTGAACTACTCGGGAGCTTCATAGTCCGGATTCTATGTTCATCGTTAGCAAGCCAGATCGATaaaacgaagaagaaaaagtgCCTACCTTGCGCAAAATAACCAAGCCTTCCAGGATGCTGCTGAGAGGAATATactgctcatcctccagctcagccCTCTCACCATACgacagcagcaccggcgTGCTCTGTGTCTGCCACCCAGTAATGGTCTTGGGGCGACCAGCCTGGCCGACCACGTCCACAGCCTGACCCACGCGGACATTGACGGTGAGTGGTTGCAGATCCTCATCAAGAGTCACGAGGAACCGCGGGAACATGGCAGTGATGAGGAAGTAGAGAAGGTAGTGGTGTTCGGCGAGGATGAATTGCTTAGCATCGATCAGGGACACCAGCACGGTGAGAAGACCCGCAGCCGAAACCCGAGAGAGCACCTGGCGGTCGGTGTGGAAGGGGTTGAGCGTCATGGTGCCCTTGCCCATGTGCAGAAGACCCTGGGCGATGCGGACCATGAACAGCGAGTTCTGGTCGCGGTGGTAGTAGCTGGCCAGTTGCCGCAGGAGTTGGGCCAGACGGGCGTTGTTGGTACCCGCACCGCAGAGAcccatggcgaagatggcgttgatggcgacatcgttgtcgttgtcgtgACTGTACCGCGACAAGGTATCGTAAACCTTCATCTGCGGGTTGCTGGGGCTGATCAAACCCATGGCCAGCGGCACAGCGCGGCGGATGTTACTCGAGCCGTAGTGCATGAGATGACCAAACTGGCGCAGGATCATGTCCTGGCCAACATCCTCACCCATGGCAATCAGGGACAAGCCGAGCACAGCGTAGGACTGCACAAGCTCGTCGCccttgttctcttccttctcttcg
Encoded proteins:
- a CDS encoding uncharacterized protein (ID:PFLUO_005179-T1.cds;~source:funannotate) translates to MKLDAKAIRYLTSEDFRVLAGVEAGSRNHEVVPTPLIVQLSGLRGGSGVHRSISVLAKTNLIAKVKNAKYDGYRLAYGGLDYLALNAHQKQKCIYSVGNQIGVGKESDIVVVAHSSGSQRILKIHRLGRISFRTVKTNRDYLRHRNTGSWMYMSRLAAMKEFAFMKALRENGFSVPEPIAQNRHTIVMSLIDAFPLRQISKVPRPAELYSELMDIILELARFGLIHGDFNEFNILIKEEEDPDAKGKAPANVDDENDENIRLVPVLIDFPQMVSIDHANAEMYFDRDVNCIKRYFQRKFHFVSDVPGPSFADAKKNLLKNPGKRLDVEVEASGFSRKMARELEAYMKEVGVDGDAGAPRDDEEEDDDSEEEEDGSEEDHSDDGQPEEETGPSDSLDDSSRRLEELRV